A DNA window from Pyrus communis chromosome 3, drPyrComm1.1, whole genome shotgun sequence contains the following coding sequences:
- the LOC137728783 gene encoding arabinosyltransferase RRA2-like gives MAVVSRREKPQSLRKSKVGAAIAVGVLLGCVFALCFPSGFLSISNPAAILNRNFAKSIAQVGSSLCESSERINLLKSEFVAASEKNAELKKQVRELTENIRLAEQRKDQAEKQVLVLGDQKKAGPFGTVEGSRTNPSVLPDESVNPRLAKILEKVAVNRELIVALANSNVKEMLDLWFTNIKRVGISNYLVVALDEEIARYCKSKDVPVYMRDPDKVIDSVARTGGNHAVSGLKFRVLREFLQLGYSVLLSDVDIVYLQNPFNHLYRDSDVESMTDGHNNMTAYGYNDVFDEPGMGWARYAHTMRMWVYNSGFFYIRPTIPSIELLDRVANRLSKEQAWDQAVFNEELFFPSHPGYDGLHASRRTMDFSLFMNSKVLFKTVRKDAKLRKLKPVIVHVNYHPDKYPRMLAVVEFYVNGKQDALKPFPDGSE, from the exons atgGCGGTGGTGAGTCGCAGAGAGAAACCGCAGTCTCTCAGAAAATCGAAGGTCGGCGCCGCCATAGCAGTTGGAGTCCTTCTCGGCTGCGTCTTCGCTCTCTGCTTCCCTAGTGGCTTCCTTTCTATTTCCAATCCGGCCGCCATTCTCAATCGCAACTTCGCTAAATCGATCGCCCAG GTTGGTTCTTCCCTTTGCGAGTCATCTGAACGGATCAACCTGTTGAAGTCAGAGTTTGTTGCAGCATCTGAGAAAAATGCCGAGTTGAAGAAGCAGGTTAGAGAATTGACTGAAAATATTCGGTTGGCTGAGCAAAGGAAAGATCAGGCAGAGAAACAAGTTCTTGTGTTGGGAGATCAGAAGAAAGCTGGGCCTTTTGGTACCGTCGAAGGCTCACGAACCAACCCCAGCGTTCTTCCTGATGAATCAGTGAATCCGAGGTTAGCAAAGATTTTGGAGAAGGTTGCTGTTAACAGAGAGCTTATAGTTGCTCTTGCAAACTCAAATGTGAAGGAAATGTTGGATTTGTGGTTCACTAATATTAAGAGAGTGGGCATATCTAATTATCTGGTTGTTgctttggatgaagaaattgcCAGATACTGCAAATCGAAAGATGTTCCAGTTTACATGAGAGACCCAGACAAAGTCATTGATTCAGTTGCGAGGACCGGAGGTAACCATGCCGTCTCCGGGTTAAAATTTCGTGTTCTGAGGGAGTTTTTGCAGCTCGGGTATAGTGTTCTTCTGTCAGATGTCGATATTGTGTACTTGCAAAACCCTTTTAATCATCTATATCGCGATTCGGATGTAGAGTCCATGACTGATGGTCACAACAATATGACTGCTTATGGTTACAACGACGTCTTTGATGAGCCAGGAATGGGTTGGGCTCGATATGCTCATACAATGCGTATGTGGGTTTATAACTCTGGTTTCTTCTACATTCGACCAACAATTCCTTCAATTGAGCTATTGGATCGTGTGGCCAATCGACTCTCTAAGGAGCAGGCTTGGGACCAGGCAGTGTTCAATGAGGAACTCTTTTTCCCCTCTCATCCCGGGTACGATGGACTTCATGCTTCCAGGAGAACTATGGATTTCTCTCTCTTTATGAACAGCAAGGTCCTCTTCAAGACCGTGAGGAAAGACGCTAAACTGAGGAAGTTAAAGCCGGTGATTGTTCACGTTAATTACCATCCCGATAAGTATCCTAGAATGTTAGCAGTTGTGGAATTTTATGTCAACGGGAAGCAGGATGCACTGAAACCTTTCCCTGATGGTTCAGAGTGA